From a region of the Neobacillus niacini genome:
- a CDS encoding 3-oxoacid CoA-transferase subunit B, whose product MGLGVDFRNTIAKRAAEEIHNGMVVNLGIGIPSLVPNHLPKNMMVMFHAENGITGMGPSPEKGMEDENLCNAGGFPVTLNPGGSYCDSAVAFGMIRRGRVDITILGSLQVSSQGDLANWIVPGKKVPGMGGAMELAQKARKVIVLMNHCDKAGNPKIVTSCTLPLTSAACVDMIITELAVFKVTPDGLLLTELFAPYDLLIVTSKTECDFMVSDTIRKIAY is encoded by the coding sequence ATGGGCTTGGGAGTAGATTTTCGCAATACGATTGCCAAAAGAGCAGCAGAAGAAATCCACAATGGAATGGTGGTAAACCTAGGTATTGGAATTCCCTCCTTAGTTCCCAACCATTTACCGAAGAACATGATGGTCATGTTCCATGCTGAAAATGGGATTACAGGAATGGGACCAAGCCCAGAAAAAGGGATGGAAGATGAGAATTTATGTAATGCCGGCGGCTTTCCAGTTACCTTGAATCCAGGTGGTTCTTACTGTGATAGCGCTGTGGCATTTGGGATGATACGACGAGGACGGGTGGATATTACGATTTTGGGTTCCCTTCAAGTCAGCTCACAGGGGGACTTGGCAAATTGGATTGTTCCAGGAAAGAAAGTCCCTGGAATGGGCGGTGCGATGGAACTGGCCCAAAAGGCAAGAAAGGTAATTGTATTAATGAATCATTGTGATAAGGCAGGAAATCCAAAAATCGTCACGTCTTGCACGTTACCGCTAACCTCTGCTGCATGTGTGGATATGATCATAACAGAATTGGCCGTATTCAAGGTGACTCCTGATGGATTATTGTTAACAGAATTGTTCGCGCCATACGATTTACTGATAGTCACCAGTAAGACTGAATGTGATTTTATGGTAAGTGATACGATCCGGAAAATAGCCTATTAA
- a CDS encoding peptidase — MKNHEELIKQWLKDNRARGTRFLQILVQENSTRGNESSAQAVIIEKCRQLGLNLDIWEIDRDELKEHEAFCCDRQSFEGNPNVVAVLKGTGGGKSIILNGHIDVVPVGDEKNWEHDPFSGHIECGKLYGRGSTDMKGGTAALIMAIEAIIATGIKLKGDIIFQSVIEEESGGAGTLAAVLRGYQADGAIIPEPTGMKIFPKQQGSMWFRITVKGRAAHGGTRYEGISAIEKAVLVIQKLQQLEKNRNIKITDPLFNSIPIPIPINIGKINSGEWPSSVPDLAVIEGRMGVSPEETISAAQEEMTAVLDELNQHDNWFQENPLGIEWFGGRWLPGNLEVDHPLMKTLSESFIEIKGEKPVIEASPWGTDGGILSNVGNTPVVVFGPGITATAHDANEHILLEDMFAACKIIALTLLKWCEVSE; from the coding sequence TTGAAAAATCATGAAGAATTAATCAAGCAATGGCTGAAGGACAATCGTGCTAGAGGAACCCGGTTTTTACAAATCCTAGTCCAAGAGAATAGTACAAGGGGAAATGAAAGCAGTGCACAGGCTGTCATCATTGAAAAATGCCGGCAGTTAGGGTTGAATCTTGATATTTGGGAAATTGACCGGGATGAGTTAAAGGAGCATGAGGCATTCTGCTGTGACCGTCAGAGCTTTGAAGGAAATCCGAATGTTGTTGCTGTATTAAAAGGAACGGGAGGCGGGAAATCAATCATCCTAAATGGTCATATCGATGTGGTACCAGTCGGCGATGAGAAGAACTGGGAACATGATCCATTTAGCGGACATATTGAGTGCGGTAAACTCTATGGCCGCGGAAGCACAGATATGAAGGGCGGGACCGCAGCGCTTATTATGGCAATCGAAGCAATTATTGCTACGGGAATCAAGCTTAAAGGGGATATTATTTTTCAAAGTGTGATAGAAGAAGAAAGCGGAGGTGCTGGTACGCTTGCTGCCGTCCTAAGGGGCTACCAGGCCGACGGGGCAATTATCCCGGAACCAACGGGTATGAAGATTTTTCCGAAACAGCAGGGTTCGATGTGGTTTAGGATTACTGTAAAAGGCAGGGCAGCACACGGTGGAACGAGATATGAAGGTATTAGCGCCATCGAAAAAGCCGTACTAGTGATACAAAAACTGCAGCAATTAGAGAAGAATCGTAATATTAAAATCACGGATCCGCTATTTAACAGCATTCCAATCCCAATCCCGATTAACATTGGAAAAATAAATAGCGGCGAGTGGCCGTCATCTGTTCCTGATCTGGCTGTTATTGAAGGAAGAATGGGCGTATCCCCTGAAGAAACAATTTCCGCCGCGCAAGAGGAAATGACAGCTGTATTGGATGAACTTAATCAACACGATAATTGGTTCCAAGAGAATCCACTTGGGATTGAGTGGTTTGGGGGAAGATGGCTTCCTGGGAACCTGGAAGTGGATCATCCATTAATGAAGACACTCTCTGAGAGTTTTATAGAAATTAAAGGAGAGAAGCCTGTCATTGAAGCTAGCCCATGGGGAACGGATGGCGGTATTCTCTCAAATGTTGGAAATACACCTGTGGTTGTTTTTGGGCCAGGAATAACTGCCACGGCTCATGACGCTAATGAACACATTCTTTTGGAGGATATGTTTGCTGCATGCAAGATTATAGCTCTAACACTATTAAAGTGGTGTGAAGTCAGTGAATAA
- a CDS encoding aldehyde dehydrogenase family protein: MKKDLWIGGEYRSTSSYMELKNPFNLESLAQIGIARHEDVQAAIAAAEQAHVRMAELPAFERAEILEKVVQFLKDDREECARIIALEAAKPLKAARTEVDRTIMTYTFAAHEARKIHGETVPMDAAPGGQGRLAFTVREPLGVIAAITPFNFPMNLVAHKVGPAIAAGNSVILKPASQTPLSSYKIADYFHRAGLPAGALNVITGSGRSIGDILMKDDRIKMITFTGSPEVGRYIRENSGLKRVTLELGSNSALIVDEGVGLDQVIPRIVNGAFAYQGQVCISIQRIFVHENIFETFVEQFVSETQKLKAGNPLEEDTDISAMITRFDVQRTQSWVDEAVKNGAELRLGGGAEEGIFQPTVLVNVPTTEKVSCEEVFAPVVHINTFTEFNEAINLVNDSKYGLQAGIFTNDIHKALQAAKKLEVGGVMINEIPTFRVDQMPYGGVKMSGMGREGIKYAVEEMTELKLISFKTE, encoded by the coding sequence ATGAAGAAAGACTTATGGATAGGCGGCGAATATCGAAGTACTTCTTCCTATATGGAGCTGAAAAATCCATTTAACTTGGAGAGTCTTGCACAGATAGGTATTGCCAGGCATGAGGATGTGCAGGCAGCAATAGCTGCCGCCGAACAAGCTCATGTAAGAATGGCAGAACTGCCTGCCTTTGAACGGGCAGAAATATTAGAAAAAGTAGTACAATTTCTTAAGGATGACCGTGAAGAATGTGCAAGAATCATCGCGTTGGAGGCGGCAAAACCACTAAAAGCAGCTAGAACGGAAGTAGACCGAACGATTATGACCTATACCTTCGCTGCCCATGAAGCGAGAAAAATTCATGGTGAAACCGTGCCAATGGACGCTGCTCCTGGTGGGCAGGGGAGGCTCGCTTTTACAGTCCGGGAACCCTTGGGTGTCATAGCAGCTATCACCCCGTTTAATTTCCCTATGAACCTAGTTGCCCATAAAGTAGGGCCGGCAATTGCAGCCGGAAATAGTGTGATTCTAAAACCTGCAAGTCAAACGCCATTATCTTCTTATAAGATAGCTGATTATTTTCACCGTGCAGGGCTGCCTGCTGGTGCACTTAATGTCATCACAGGAAGCGGCCGCAGTATTGGTGATATACTAATGAAAGATGACCGTATCAAAATGATTACCTTTACGGGAAGTCCTGAAGTGGGGCGCTATATCCGTGAAAATTCGGGATTAAAACGGGTAACACTAGAATTAGGGTCAAATTCCGCATTGATTGTCGATGAAGGAGTAGGTTTAGATCAAGTCATCCCTAGGATTGTCAATGGAGCCTTTGCCTATCAAGGTCAGGTTTGTATTTCCATTCAAAGGATATTTGTTCATGAAAACATTTTTGAGACTTTTGTGGAGCAGTTCGTAAGTGAAACGCAAAAGTTGAAGGCTGGAAATCCATTAGAGGAAGATACGGACATTTCAGCGATGATTACACGTTTTGATGTACAGAGGACACAAAGCTGGGTTGATGAAGCTGTCAAAAATGGCGCTGAATTGAGGCTGGGCGGCGGAGCGGAAGAAGGAATTTTCCAGCCAACTGTTCTTGTAAATGTTCCAACTACCGAAAAGGTAAGTTGTGAAGAAGTATTTGCTCCTGTGGTTCATATTAATACATTCACTGAATTTAATGAAGCGATCAATTTGGTGAATGATTCAAAATATGGGCTTCAAGCAGGAATTTTTACGAATGATATTCATAAAGCACTTCAAGCAGCAAAAAAACTTGAGGTAGGCGGTGTCATGATAAATG
- a CDS encoding CoA transferase subunit A, which yields MENPFGKITTLEKVLELFSNGMTLMFGGFGGVGTPPTLIDGILEKGIRDITLIGNDTGFPHIGIGKLVSQERAVKVIASHIGSNPIAGKLMHEGRLEVEFSPQGILAERIRAGGVGLPAILSDIGMDNELVSKNKPHFLLNGKDYLIETALTAEVSIVYAKKADPYGNLIYDKSARNTNPLVAMAGDITIAEVEEIVPLGSLDPDEIITPGVFVDHIIPSKGVNWKWAWE from the coding sequence ATGGAGAATCCATTTGGAAAAATTACAACCTTAGAAAAGGTTTTGGAACTCTTCTCTAACGGAATGACGTTAATGTTTGGGGGATTTGGCGGTGTCGGAACCCCGCCGACGCTCATTGATGGAATCCTCGAAAAAGGGATTCGGGACATCACATTAATTGGAAATGATACTGGATTTCCACATATCGGCATTGGAAAACTAGTGAGTCAGGAAAGGGCAGTAAAAGTGATTGCCTCTCATATTGGTTCCAATCCAATTGCCGGTAAACTCATGCACGAAGGAAGGCTTGAGGTGGAATTTTCACCGCAAGGGATATTAGCAGAAAGAATTCGTGCTGGGGGAGTTGGTCTCCCAGCGATTCTAAGTGATATTGGAATGGACAATGAACTCGTATCAAAAAATAAACCCCATTTTCTCCTCAACGGGAAGGACTACTTAATTGAAACAGCTTTAACCGCAGAAGTATCAATCGTTTATGCAAAAAAAGCAGACCCCTACGGAAATTTAATTTATGACAAAAGTGCTCGAAATACGAATCCACTTGTGGCAATGGCAGGAGATATTACCATTGCAGAGGTAGAGGAAATCGTTCCGCTCGGAAGCCTTGACCCTGATGAGATTATTACTCCTGGTGTGTTCGTTGACCATATTATTCCTTCGAAGGGAGTGAACTGGAAATGGGCTTGGGAGTAG